In one window of Macadamia integrifolia cultivar HAES 741 chromosome 2, SCU_Mint_v3, whole genome shotgun sequence DNA:
- the LOC122064341 gene encoding disease resistance protein RPS2-like has translation MVSVNSFDKMWCRNLQDLPIGIGKLVQLISLNLCGCTSLRKLPIEMKKLNNLRRLDIRDTKILKRIPRGVLSVLRKLEELNTLGSGLKWFASGVEELSQLISLSDISVEMRKANVFHWFKPFLKSKRMGSLYLRNCTIDPSIFPYLLDIDGEVTFKSCEGLTQFPTHGCKWLTVEACPDLKTLLIVEKAERNAFESLDGLVLDQLDQLQAICTGVPQPGCFSNMTSVEIQECPNLKVIFTNGVTRLLKNLRLLEVFQCPQLVKIVADEDLEINAFPSLKEMRLCELPELTDICHLDLNWPSLSEAHVYLCSKLRRPPFGAKHVDISLNDEMDNQMTKFYLRRKERGSLLG, from the exons ATGGTATCTGTTAATAGCTTCGACAAGAT GTGGTGTCGGAACCTACAGGATTTACCCATTGGAATTGGAAAGTTGGTTCAACTCATATCATTAAACTTGTGTGGTTGCACAAGCTTAAGAAAACTACCAATAGAGATGAAAAAGTTGAACAATTTAAGGCGACTGGACATCCGCGACACCAAAATTCTTAAGAGGATACCACGTGGGGTATTATCTGTATTGCGTAAGCTAGAGGAGCTAAACACTCTCGGAAGCGGGTTAAAATGGTTCGCCAGTGGTGTAGAGGAACTATCTCAATTGATTAGCTTATCTGATATTAGCGTCGAGATGAGGAAAGCCAATGTTTTCCATTGGTTTAagccattccttaaatctaaacGCATGGGCAGTCTATATTTGCGGAATTGTACTATTGATCCCTCAATTTTTCCGTATCTTCTAGACATTGATGGAGAGGTGACATTCAAGTCATGTGAGGGTTTGACACAATTTCCAACTCATGGCTGTAAATGGCTAACTGTAGAAGCTTGTCCAGATCTCAAGACGTTATTGATCGTGGAGAAAGCCGAAAGGAATGCTTTTGAAAGCTTAGATGGGTTGGTTCTTGATCAACTGGATCAGTTGCAGGCAATATGTACTGGGGTTCCACAACCTGGATGCTTTTCTAATATGACAAGTGTGGAAATACAGGAATGCCCCAATCTAAAGGTTATTTTCACTAATGGTGTAACACGGTTGCTTAAGAACTTGCGTCTTTTAGAAGTATTTCAATGCCCTCAATTGGTGAAGATAGTAGCAGATGAGGATTTGGAAATCAATGCATTTCCAAGTTTGAAGGAAATGCGACTATGTGAGCTACCAGAATTGACAGACATATGCCATCTTGATTTGAACTGGCCATCTCTCTCTGAAGCGCATGTTTATCTTTGTTCTAAGTTGAGGAGACCCCCGTTTGGAGCCAAACATGTAGATATATCATTAAATGATGAAATGGACAACCAGATGACAAAATTCTATCTACGACGAAAAGAAAGG GGGTCCTTGCTTGGTTAA